The following coding sequences are from one Clostridioides difficile ATCC 9689 = DSM 1296 window:
- a CDS encoding polysaccharide deacetylase family protein, whose amino-acid sequence MKIKDNKAVFHVFIRIFIIAVLILTGTLLEEKINNVPVENISSKGENTLELLSQSNTLGEIIYKASQEETKGPGATSEKVAYITIDDGPSKYTNALLDILKENDVKATFFMLNQNMKNHKEEVRRVLEEENSIGFHSVSHDIHKLYKSPEVTVGEFNTCNNTLQEITGQSSKLIRLPYGSKPYMPEGSYNKLMANDYLIWDWNLDTQDWKSSTSQIVSNILYYGRKRDELVVLIHEKEQSLNALNNIIRILKERGYTILPITENITPKNFWQENL is encoded by the coding sequence ATGAAAATTAAAGATAATAAGGCTGTTTTTCATGTATTTATAAGGATATTTATTATAGCTGTTTTAATTTTAACTGGAACATTATTGGAGGAAAAAATTAATAATGTTCCAGTTGAAAATATAAGTTCAAAAGGTGAAAATACACTGGAACTGCTTTCTCAAAGTAATACTTTAGGAGAAATCATATACAAAGCATCTCAAGAAGAAACAAAAGGTCCAGGGGCTACTTCTGAAAAAGTAGCATACATAACAATAGATGATGGTCCATCAAAATATACAAATGCACTACTTGATATTTTAAAAGAAAATGATGTCAAAGCGACATTTTTCATGCTTAATCAGAATATGAAAAACCACAAGGAAGAAGTAAGGAGAGTCTTGGAAGAAGAAAACTCAATAGGTTTTCATAGTGTAAGTCATGATATACATAAGTTATATAAAAGCCCAGAAGTAACAGTTGGGGAATTTAATACATGCAATAATACTCTACAAGAAATAACTGGTCAGAGTTCAAAATTAATAAGATTACCATACGGAAGTAAACCATATATGCCAGAAGGTTCATATAATAAACTTATGGCAAATGATTATTTAATTTGGGACTGGAATTTGGATACACAGGATTGGAAGTCTTCTACAAGTCAGATAGTAAGTAATATATTATATTATGGAAGAAAAAGAGATGAATTAGTAGTATTAATTCATGAGAAAGAGCAAAGTTTAAATGCTTTAAATAATATTATAAGAATCTTAAAAGAGAGAGGATATACAATATTGCCAATTACAGAAAATATAACACCTAAAAATTTCTGGCAAGAAAACTTATAA
- a CDS encoding valine--tRNA ligase: MENTNLSKTYNPKDFEARLYKKWMDEGYFKSKPNPDKKPFTIMMPPPNITGQLHMGHALDHTLQDILIRWKRMDGYEAFWLPGTDHASIATEVKVVERIKKQEGKTKYEIGREEFLKRAWEWKDEFGGKISNQLKQLGDSCDWDKERFTMDEGCNEAVIEFFVSLYEKGHIYRGNRIINWCPDCKTTLSDAEVEHEEHDGNFYHIKYPLKDSEDFLEIATTRPETMIGDTGIAVNPEDDRYKHLIGKTAILPLVGRELPIVADSYVDLEFGTGAVKMTPAHDPNDFEVGLRHNLEQLNTMNEDGTMNEVCGKYEGMDRFECRKAIVADLKEQGYLIKIKEHNHNVGTCYRCHTVVEPRLSEQWFVKMEELAKPAIDILKKGELEFVPDKFDKTYLQWLENIRDWCISRQLWWGHQIPAYYCQECGEIVVARKMPDKCPKCGSTHFKQDEDALDTWFSSALWPFSTLGWPNKTEALDYYYPTSVLVTGYDIIFFWVVRMAFAGMFCMNEKPFDHVLVHGLVRDSQGRKMSKSLGNGIDPLEIIEQYGADALRFTLTTGNSPGNDMRFYMERVEFARNFANKLWNASRFVFMNIDEDIIKNMTRESVKEDLTLADKWIISRANNIVKEATNNMDKFDLGIALQKIYDFTWSEYCDWYIEMVKPRLYGEDANAKSAALYTLTYVLEKILKLLHPYMPFITEEIYTHLPTVEGCIIVSEWPKYNEEDNMAEEEDMMNLLMEGIRSIRNVRAEMNVPPSKKAKLIIIPSEEKIEAIELGKDYFITLASASNVEIAKDKSNVPEDAVGVVIDGVEIFIPLNELVDFEKEIERLSKEKKKLEGEIKRVNGKLANQGFLAKAPESLIEEEKAKKEKFEEMIKSVEERLTNLESKIK; the protein is encoded by the coding sequence ATGGAAAATACGAATTTATCAAAAACTTATAACCCAAAAGATTTTGAGGCTAGGCTATATAAAAAATGGATGGATGAAGGGTATTTTAAATCTAAACCAAATCCAGATAAAAAACCATTTACAATAATGATGCCACCACCAAATATAACAGGGCAATTGCATATGGGACACGCTCTTGACCATACACTTCAAGATATATTAATCAGATGGAAACGTATGGATGGATATGAAGCTTTTTGGCTTCCAGGAACTGACCATGCTTCTATAGCAACAGAAGTTAAAGTTGTTGAAAGAATAAAAAAACAAGAAGGCAAGACAAAGTATGAAATAGGTAGAGAAGAATTTTTAAAGAGAGCCTGGGAATGGAAAGATGAATTTGGAGGAAAAATATCTAATCAGCTTAAACAACTAGGTGATTCTTGTGATTGGGATAAAGAAAGATTTACTATGGATGAAGGGTGTAATGAAGCAGTTATAGAATTTTTTGTAAGCCTATATGAAAAAGGTCACATATACAGAGGAAATAGAATAATAAACTGGTGCCCAGATTGCAAAACTACTTTATCAGATGCAGAAGTTGAACATGAAGAACACGACGGAAACTTTTATCATATAAAGTACCCACTAAAAGATAGTGAAGACTTTTTAGAAATAGCTACAACTAGACCTGAGACAATGATAGGAGATACTGGTATAGCAGTAAATCCAGAAGATGATAGATATAAACATTTAATAGGAAAAACAGCAATACTTCCATTAGTAGGAAGAGAACTTCCAATAGTTGCAGATAGTTATGTTGATTTAGAGTTTGGAACTGGTGCAGTTAAGATGACTCCAGCACATGACCCTAATGATTTTGAAGTAGGATTAAGACATAATCTTGAGCAGTTAAATACTATGAATGAAGATGGAACTATGAATGAAGTTTGTGGAAAATATGAAGGTATGGATAGATTTGAGTGTAGAAAAGCTATCGTAGCAGACTTAAAAGAACAAGGTTACCTAATTAAGATAAAAGAGCATAATCATAATGTAGGAACTTGTTATAGATGCCATACAGTAGTTGAGCCTAGATTATCAGAGCAATGGTTTGTTAAGATGGAAGAACTTGCAAAACCGGCTATAGATATTCTTAAAAAAGGAGAATTAGAATTTGTTCCAGATAAATTTGATAAAACTTATTTACAATGGCTAGAAAATATAAGAGATTGGTGTATATCAAGACAATTATGGTGGGGTCATCAAATACCAGCTTATTATTGTCAAGAGTGTGGAGAAATAGTAGTTGCTAGAAAAATGCCAGATAAGTGTCCTAAATGTGGAAGCACTCATTTTAAACAAGATGAAGATGCTTTAGATACTTGGTTCAGTTCTGCATTATGGCCTTTCTCTACTCTAGGATGGCCAAATAAGACTGAAGCTTTAGATTATTATTATCCAACAAGTGTACTTGTTACAGGATACGATATAATATTCTTCTGGGTAGTTAGAATGGCATTTGCAGGTATGTTCTGTATGAATGAAAAGCCATTTGACCATGTTTTGGTTCATGGATTAGTAAGAGATTCTCAAGGTAGAAAAATGAGTAAATCTTTAGGAAATGGTATCGACCCATTGGAGATAATCGAGCAATATGGAGCTGATGCCCTAAGATTTACATTAACAACTGGAAATTCCCCAGGAAATGATATGAGATTCTATATGGAAAGAGTAGAATTTGCTAGAAACTTTGCAAATAAGTTGTGGAATGCATCAAGATTTGTATTTATGAATATTGATGAAGATATAATTAAAAACATGACTAGAGAAAGTGTTAAAGAGGACTTAACTCTAGCTGATAAATGGATAATATCAAGAGCAAATAATATTGTAAAAGAAGCAACTAATAACATGGATAAGTTTGATTTAGGAATAGCACTTCAAAAGATATACGATTTTACTTGGTCAGAATACTGTGACTGGTATATTGAAATGGTTAAACCTAGATTATATGGAGAAGATGCAAATGCTAAATCTGCAGCATTATATACATTAACTTATGTTCTTGAAAAAATATTAAAATTATTACATCCATACATGCCATTTATAACAGAGGAAATATATACTCATCTTCCTACTGTTGAAGGATGTATAATAGTATCTGAATGGCCAAAATATAATGAAGAAGATAACATGGCTGAAGAAGAAGATATGATGAACTTATTGATGGAAGGTATAAGAAGTATAAGAAATGTGAGAGCAGAAATGAATGTACCACCTTCTAAGAAAGCTAAATTGATAATAATCCCAAGTGAAGAAAAAATAGAAGCTATTGAGCTTGGTAAAGACTATTTTATAACTTTAGCATCTGCTTCAAATGTAGAGATAGCAAAAGATAAATCTAATGTTCCAGAAGATGCAGTTGGAGTAGTTATTGATGGTGTTGAAATATTTATACCTCTTAATGAATTAGTTGATTTTGAAAAAGAAATTGAGAGATTATCTAAAGAAAAGAAAAAGTTAGAAGGCGAAATAAAGAGAGTTAATGGAAAGCTTGCAAATCAAGGTTTCTTAGCAAAAGCTCCTGAAAGTTTAATTGAAGAAGAAAAAGCAAAAAAAGAAAAATTTGAAGAGATGATTAAATCTGTTGAGGAAAGATTAACAAATTTAGAATCTAAAATAAAATAA
- a CDS encoding response regulator transcription factor yields MQTKILIIDGDKDNCQKLKGFLEEKGISIDLAYNCEEAIGKIFSNKYDLIFLEIILSDGDGWTLCKKIRNVTTCPIVYMTYINEDQSILNALNSGGDDYLIKPLNLEILYAKVKAILRRMNSYVNNNENNTKLEEYNRTSGVIKLEDKIIKLTPTENKLLNFFIENPEKTLTTKEIYEHVWMNEYLEDNYSVVVAVNGLRKKIEKDYKNPQKIITIRGAGYYFNKE; encoded by the coding sequence ATGCAAACTAAGATATTGATAATAGATGGAGACAAGGATAATTGCCAGAAGCTAAAAGGATTTCTGGAGGAAAAAGGAATAAGTATAGATTTAGCATATAATTGTGAAGAAGCTATTGGAAAAATATTTAGCAATAAATATGATTTAATATTTTTAGAAATAATTCTAAGTGATGGTGATGGATGGACTCTTTGTAAAAAAATTAGAAATGTAACTACTTGTCCAATTGTTTATATGACTTATATAAATGAAGACCAAAGCATTTTAAATGCTTTAAATTCTGGTGGAGACGATTACTTAATAAAGCCTCTAAATTTAGAAATATTATACGCAAAAGTAAAAGCTATTTTAAGAAGAATGAACTCATATGTAAATAATAATGAAAATAATACAAAATTAGAGGAATATAATAGAACTAGTGGAGTAATAAAGTTAGAAGATAAAATAATAAAATTGACTCCAACAGAAAATAAGTTGTTAAACTTTTTTATAGAGAATCCTGAAAAGACTTTGACTACTAAAGAGATATATGAACATGTATGGATGAATGAATACTTAGAGGATAACTATAGTGTGGTAGTTGCAGTGAATGGATTAAGAAAGAAAATAGAGAAAGATTATAAAAATCCTCAGAAAATTATAACAATAAGAGGAGCAGGATATTATTTTAATAAAGAATAA
- a CDS encoding [Fe-Fe] hydrogenase large subunit C-terminal domain-containing protein codes for MNTRNDNSKILEIYKMKLFGELVKAVWNDDIEDIENLPNKILNEDLKDNLNNYFSGKFDKDTMVNLIRVTMGLDVTEDTDKNLKESLHEAVNLDEVKRPIISVISDACKYCDENNKEDESCKIRSKHINCNEEDVCSACGDCVSRCKLGAISDKIEFIPMIKLLKDIKSPVYAIVAPAFVGQFGKDVSPGKLRTALKKIGFEDMIEVALAADMLTAKEAYDYYEHMKKDEEGCFITSCCCPIWVSLIQNSFPQILENVSPSVSPMIACGRAVKILNPDAKVVFIGPCMAKKKEAMLEDIKDAVDFVLTFKELQEIFDALELNPAIMDESNRVEASLSGRVYARTGGVSKAVKLSVRRIDKNIKFEEKAFEGTKECMDGLKKVLNKEIEATFIEGMGCVGGCVGGPKRILSVEEGTKNVDEYSESTNMETPFDNLNVLQFLTSLGIKRVESLGEKEEEKVKKIFSRDIKSNKKENKYKK; via the coding sequence ATGAATACTAGAAATGACAATTCTAAAATACTAGAAATATATAAAATGAAGCTTTTTGGCGAACTTGTAAAAGCAGTGTGGAATGATGATATAGAGGATATTGAAAACTTACCTAATAAAATTTTAAATGAAGATTTAAAGGATAATTTAAATAATTATTTTAGTGGAAAATTTGATAAAGATACTATGGTAAATTTAATTAGGGTAACTATGGGATTGGATGTGACAGAAGATACAGATAAAAATTTAAAAGAGTCACTACATGAAGCTGTAAATTTAGATGAAGTCAAAAGACCAATAATATCTGTAATATCAGATGCTTGCAAATATTGTGATGAAAATAATAAGGAAGATGAGTCATGTAAGATAAGAAGTAAGCATATTAATTGTAATGAGGAAGATGTATGTAGTGCTTGTGGTGATTGTGTATCAAGATGTAAGTTGGGTGCAATTTCAGATAAAATAGAATTTATACCAATGATAAAATTGTTAAAAGATATAAAGAGCCCTGTATATGCAATAGTTGCACCAGCTTTTGTAGGACAGTTTGGGAAAGATGTAAGCCCTGGTAAATTAAGAACTGCATTAAAAAAGATAGGATTTGAAGATATGATAGAAGTTGCTTTGGCAGCAGATATGCTTACTGCAAAAGAAGCATATGATTATTATGAGCATATGAAAAAGGACGAAGAAGGATGCTTTATAACTAGTTGTTGCTGTCCTATTTGGGTTAGTTTGATACAAAATAGTTTTCCTCAGATATTGGAAAATGTATCACCATCCGTTTCTCCTATGATTGCTTGTGGGAGAGCTGTAAAAATTTTAAATCCAGATGCTAAAGTTGTATTCATAGGTCCTTGTATGGCAAAAAAGAAAGAGGCAATGTTAGAAGATATAAAAGATGCAGTTGATTTTGTGCTTACATTTAAAGAGTTGCAAGAAATATTTGATGCATTAGAGTTAAATCCAGCAATAATGGATGAGAGTAATAGAGTAGAGGCGTCCCTTTCAGGTAGAGTTTATGCTAGAACAGGAGGTGTAAGTAAAGCAGTTAAGTTATCAGTTAGAAGAATTGACAAAAATATAAAATTTGAAGAAAAGGCATTTGAAGGAACAAAAGAGTGCATGGACGGTCTAAAGAAAGTTCTAAATAAAGAAATAGAAGCTACATTTATAGAAGGAATGGGGTGTGTAGGAGGCTGTGTAGGAGGTCCGAAGCGTATTTTAAGTGTGGAAGAAGGTACTAAGAATGTTGATGAATATAGTGAAAGTACGAATATGGAAACTCCATTTGATAATTTAAATGTATTACAATTTTTAACTTCTTTGGGAATCAAAAGAGTAGAATCTTTAGGAGAAAAAGAAGAAGAAAAGGTTAAAAAAATATTTAGTAGAGATATAAAAAGTAATAAGAAAGAGAATAAATATAAAAAATAA
- the pstA gene encoding phosphate ABC transporter permease PstA, with protein MRKFKENLLKSLVYLSALFTIVSLVVIVGFIFIKGIGNMNFNFLFSNYSASGDGGILPMIITTLYTVVVSIVVATPIGILAAIYLQEYAKKGKAVTAIRFATESLSGIPSIVYGLFGGIFFVVTLKMGYSIVAGSLTVAIIILPVIIRTTEEALKTVPQAYRESSLALGATKFQTLYKVVLPSAIPGILSGVILSVGRIIGESAAILLTAGTVAKMPGGIFDSARTLTVHSYLLTKESGDIATAASIGIVLIVIVLALNMLARFVAKKLNKANY; from the coding sequence ATGAGAAAGTTCAAAGAGAATCTATTGAAGTCATTAGTATATCTATCAGCACTATTTACAATAGTATCATTAGTAGTTATAGTGGGATTTATATTTATAAAGGGAATTGGCAACATGAATTTTAATTTCTTATTTAGCAATTATTCAGCATCAGGTGATGGTGGTATACTTCCAATGATAATTACAACATTATATACAGTAGTGGTTTCTATAGTTGTAGCAACTCCTATAGGAATATTGGCTGCTATATATTTACAAGAATATGCTAAAAAAGGAAAAGCAGTTACAGCTATAAGATTTGCAACTGAAAGTTTATCAGGGATACCATCTATAGTATATGGATTATTTGGAGGAATTTTCTTTGTAGTTACATTAAAAATGGGATATTCCATAGTTGCAGGTTCACTTACAGTTGCAATAATAATATTACCAGTAATAATTCGTACAACAGAAGAAGCTTTAAAAACAGTTCCTCAAGCTTATAGAGAATCATCATTGGCATTAGGAGCTACAAAATTTCAAACTTTATATAAGGTAGTACTTCCAAGTGCAATACCAGGAATTTTATCTGGAGTAATCTTATCAGTTGGTCGTATAATTGGAGAATCAGCTGCAATATTACTTACAGCAGGTACTGTAGCCAAGATGCCAGGTGGAATATTTGATAGTGCAAGAACATTAACTGTACACTCATACTTACTGACTAAAGAGAGTGGAGATATAGCAACAGCAGCCAGTATAGGAATTGTTTTAATAGTAATTGTATTAGCACTAAACATGCTAGCAAGATTTGTTGCTAAGAAATTAAATAAAGCTAATTATTAA
- the pstC gene encoding phosphate ABC transporter permease subunit PstC: protein MIVKSRLVGLEKNDNNGNKTKYVIEKVAKNIFLLSALVAVASLLLIIGFVFYKGLRPFIFEGYSFIDFLTGADWVPSANKFGISSMIVASIFATLGALVIGVPVGILTSVFIAEVAPKRLAKIMSPAVELLAGIPSVLYGVFGLAVIVPTIQSIFNLPKGQSLLAIVIVLAVMMLPTIISVSETAIRAVPKAYKEGSLALGASKIETIFKVVLPAAKSGVLAAVVLGVGRALGETMAVILVAGNSPVMPTAITDSVRPLTTNIALEMGYAFGTHQEMLFATGVVLFTFILILNLVLNKLSNKAVN from the coding sequence ATGATAGTAAAATCTAGATTAGTAGGTTTAGAAAAAAATGACAATAATGGCAATAAGACAAAATACGTAATTGAAAAAGTAGCAAAAAATATTTTTCTACTTAGTGCTTTAGTAGCAGTTGCAAGTTTACTTTTGATAATAGGATTCGTATTTTATAAAGGATTAAGACCATTTATATTTGAAGGATATTCATTTATAGACTTTTTAACTGGTGCAGATTGGGTTCCTTCTGCCAATAAATTTGGAATATCATCTATGATAGTAGCATCAATATTTGCAACACTTGGAGCACTTGTGATAGGAGTACCTGTTGGTATATTAACCTCTGTATTTATAGCAGAAGTAGCACCTAAAAGATTAGCAAAAATAATGTCACCAGCAGTTGAACTTTTAGCAGGTATACCTTCAGTATTATATGGTGTATTTGGTCTTGCAGTGATAGTTCCAACTATACAAAGTATATTTAATCTTCCAAAAGGTCAAAGTTTGTTAGCAATAGTAATAGTATTAGCAGTAATGATGTTACCAACAATAATATCTGTATCAGAAACAGCAATAAGAGCAGTACCAAAAGCATACAAAGAAGGTTCATTAGCACTTGGTGCATCAAAAATAGAAACAATATTCAAAGTTGTATTACCTGCTGCAAAATCTGGAGTATTAGCCGCAGTAGTGTTAGGAGTAGGAAGAGCTTTAGGTGAAACAATGGCAGTAATACTTGTTGCAGGCAACTCACCAGTTATGCCAACTGCAATAACAGATAGTGTAAGACCACTTACAACTAATATAGCACTTGAAATGGGATACGCATTTGGTACACATCAAGAAATGCTATTTGCAACTGGAGTAGTATTGTTTACATTTATATTAATTTTAAACTTAGTTTTAAATAAACTTTCAAATAAGGCGGTAAATTAA
- a CDS encoding FUSC family protein, protein MKLQKMGMRTIKTGISVTLCMILGDYLVENMFYSLVACIISVQDTVKGSLKTGINRVEGTILGGIIGFIFAIIKAGDPFLCGLGVMCSIYLCNLFKIKSVVVACVTFLAIHLGVGNSDPVYYSLHRVLDTSVGVLFGVLVNYYVARPNYLNSVIDEFKKIEELSMLLIEDKILRKENLNVEKFEEEVEKLEEIYSKLIDELDYSLSETNIEKIENALRICREIHFHMQSIELLENKLYLKEHTYKYLKKTYNVDKLDWNIDEEKSPVFNYHLMKIMIEIELLRKLNKSY, encoded by the coding sequence TTGAAACTTCAAAAGATGGGTATGAGGACTATAAAAACAGGAATTAGTGTCACTTTATGTATGATTCTTGGTGACTATTTAGTAGAGAATATGTTTTATTCTCTGGTAGCATGTATAATTTCTGTTCAAGATACAGTAAAAGGTTCTTTAAAGACGGGAATCAATAGAGTGGAAGGTACTATTTTAGGTGGTATAATAGGATTCATATTTGCAATCATTAAAGCTGGAGACCCATTTTTATGTGGTCTAGGAGTAATGTGCTCAATATATTTATGCAATCTGTTTAAAATAAAGTCAGTAGTAGTTGCCTGTGTAACCTTTCTGGCTATACATCTAGGTGTAGGAAATAGTGACCCTGTGTATTATTCTTTACATAGGGTGTTAGATACATCTGTGGGTGTTTTGTTTGGAGTACTTGTTAATTATTATGTTGCTAGACCAAATTATCTAAATAGTGTTATAGATGAGTTTAAAAAGATAGAAGAACTTTCAATGTTGCTTATTGAAGATAAAATTCTTAGAAAAGAAAATTTAAATGTAGAGAAATTTGAAGAAGAAGTAGAAAAATTAGAAGAAATATATTCAAAACTTATTGATGAGTTGGATTATAGTTTGAGTGAAACTAATATAGAAAAAATTGAGAATGCCTTAAGGATATGTAGAGAAATACATTTTCATATGCAGTCTATAGAGTTACTTGAAAATAAACTTTATTTGAAAGAGCATACATATAAATACCTTAAGAAAACATATAATGTGGATAAGCTAGACTGGAATATAGATGAAGAAAAAAGCCCTGTATTCAACTATCATCTAATGAAAATAATGATTGAAATAGAGTTGTTGAGAAAGCTAAATAAATCATATTAA
- the phoU gene encoding phosphate signaling complex protein PhoU, producing MVNNSLDISIDTLKEQTVLMMEKCEEAIEKSVTCMIEKDLEGARKVVEDDEEINKLREEIRDKSIELIVLKQPMARDLRFIYSLGNISIELERIGDYAANIAREMLKIGGEAYIKELIDIPKMAKECKSMMSQTREALILFDASIAYDVGTKDDIVDGLYEQVQIDCLKIMHENSNTIDQGVKLLLIGRYLERIGDHITNVCEKIIFAIEGKMVEIG from the coding sequence ATGGTCAATAATAGTTTAGATATAAGTATTGATACTTTAAAAGAACAAACAGTGCTTATGATGGAAAAATGTGAAGAAGCAATAGAAAAGTCTGTGACTTGTATGATAGAGAAGGATTTAGAGGGTGCAAGAAAAGTAGTAGAAGATGATGAAGAAATAAATAAATTAAGAGAAGAAATAAGAGATAAGAGTATAGAGCTAATAGTATTAAAGCAACCAATGGCAAGGGACTTAAGATTTATTTATTCATTAGGTAATATATCTATAGAGCTGGAAAGAATAGGAGATTATGCAGCAAATATAGCTAGAGAAATGTTGAAGATAGGTGGAGAGGCTTATATAAAAGAGCTAATAGATATTCCTAAGATGGCAAAAGAATGTAAGTCTATGATGTCTCAGACTAGAGAAGCTTTAATCTTATTTGATGCAAGTATAGCTTATGATGTTGGAACTAAAGATGATATTGTAGATGGATTGTATGAACAAGTACAAATTGATTGTTTAAAAATAATGCATGAAAACTCAAATACCATAGACCAAGGTGTAAAACTTCTACTTATAGGAAGATACCTTGAAAGAATTGGAGACCATATAACAAATGTATGTGAGAAGATAATTTTTGCAATTGAGGGTAAAATGGTTGAGATAGGATAA
- the pstB gene encoding phosphate ABC transporter ATP-binding protein PstB: MELIDKIKMSVKDLDLFYGDKQALKKINMDIKENKVTALIGPSGCGKSTFIRTLNRMNDLIEDVTIKGNISVDGEDIYTSDDVINLRTKVGMVFQKPNPFPMSIYDNVAYGPRTHGLRDKKQLDKIVEESLKGAAIWDEVKDRLKSSALGLSGGQQQRICIARAIAMRPEVILMDEPTSALDPISTLKVEELIEDLKKDYTIVIVTHNMQQAARISDETAFFLNGEVIEFSDTKTMFTTPVDKRTEDYITGRFG; encoded by the coding sequence ATGGAATTAATCGATAAGATAAAAATGAGTGTAAAAGATTTGGATTTATTTTATGGTGATAAGCAAGCATTAAAGAAAATAAATATGGATATAAAAGAGAATAAGGTTACTGCTTTAATAGGTCCATCTGGATGCGGAAAATCAACTTTTATAAGAACGTTAAATAGAATGAATGACTTAATCGAAGATGTAACAATTAAAGGAAACATTTCTGTTGATGGAGAGGACATATATACCTCAGATGATGTTATAAATCTTCGTACTAAAGTAGGAATGGTATTTCAAAAGCCAAATCCATTTCCTATGAGTATATATGATAATGTGGCATATGGTCCTCGTACACATGGACTAAGAGATAAGAAGCAATTAGATAAAATTGTAGAAGAAAGCTTAAAAGGTGCAGCTATTTGGGATGAGGTTAAAGACAGGCTTAAATCATCTGCACTAGGACTTTCTGGTGGTCAACAACAGCGTATATGTATAGCAAGAGCAATTGCTATGAGACCAGAAGTTATTCTTATGGATGAACCTACATCTGCTTTAGACCCAATTTCAACATTAAAAGTAGAGGAACTTATAGAGGATTTAAAAAAAGACTACACAATAGTCATAGTTACACATAATATGCAACAAGCTGCTCGTATATCAGATGAAACAGCTTTTTTCTTAAATGGAGAGGTTATAGAATTTAGCGATACAAAAACTATGTTTACCACTCCTGTAGATAAAAGAACAGAAGACTATATAACAGGTAGATTTGGTTAA